The sequence GACATGGTGGTGGTTTCCACCGGTCTCTCCCCTGAAGTAAAACTGGCGAGGGAAGGTGGATTGGTCCTCGGCCCCACGGGTGGAATCGCGGTGGACGAATACCAACGTACCTCCGATCCCCACATCCTCGCCTGTGGGGACTGCGCGGAGAAGAGGTCTTTTTTTACCGGTAAACCCGTTAAACTCATGCTCGCCTCCATCGGGGCCTTGGAGGGGAGAATTGCCGGCTCCAACCCCTTCCATAACCGAAGGAAAAATCCTGGGGTGATAGGAACTTTCCTGACCACGGTGGGTGAAACCGTCTTTGCCTCCACGGGTTTGACGGAAGAAATGGCAAAAAGGGAGGGCTTCCGTGTCCTGGTGGGAAGGGCCTCTTCCTCCACCAGACATCCCAAACATCTTCCCGGGGCCTCCACCCTGAAGGTCAAGCTAGTGTGCGAAGAAGGAACAGGTCTGCTCCTCGGAGGACAGGTGGTGGGGGGGAGGGAAACGGCGGAACTCATCAACCTCCTCGGCGCCTACCTTCTCCAAAGGGCCAAGGTGGAAGATCTCTCCCTCCTCCAGCACGGCACCCATCCCCTCCTCACCCCCTCTCCCGTAGCCCATTCCCTCCACCAGGCCGCGGAAGAGGTGATGGATAGAATGCATTTTTAGAAGGGGAGGAAGAGTTCTACTCGATGGAACCCATCTTGGAAGTTAGGGGACTCAGGGCGGTAGTGGATGGAAGGGCGGTACTCAGGGGAGTGGATTTAACCATACCGAAGGGGGAAATCCATGCCCTGCTCGGACCCAACGCTTCGGGTAAGTCCTCCTTGGCCCAAATCCTGCTTGGCATGCCCACTTTCCAGGTGGTTTCTGGAACGATAAGGTTCAAGGGAAGGGAAGTGACCCATGAGCCCATGGAAGAAAGGGTGAAGATGGGGATGGCCCTGATGTTCCAGAATCCACCCGTGGTGAGGGGGGTGAAACTCGGAGACATCCTTAGGATCCTGAGCAAAAAAACGGGAAACACCCACATAGCTAGGCTCGCCTCCCAGCTGCAGGTTGGGGAGGAACTCCTCCATCGAGACCTCAACTACGGCTTCTCCGGTGGGGAAAGGAAAAAGGCTGAGGCCCTCCAGGTGCTGGCCATGAACCCGGATTTCCTCATCCTCGACGAACCGGATTCGGGGGTGGATGTGGAGAACCTGGAGCTCATGGGAAGGGAACTCTCCAAGGCCCTGGAGGGAAAGTCCGCCCTCGTGATCACCCATACCAGCTATATCTTGAAGTACCTCAAACCAACGCAGGCCCACGTGATGATAGAGGGAAGGATTGCCTGCCACGGAGATCCAGAAAAAATCCTGGAAACCATCCAAAGCAAGGGATACGAGTGGTGTAAGAGATGTCCGTCCGCGATGAGGAGCTGAGGGAAGCCCTCAGGAAACCTTCCCCTTACGGACCCGATTTGGATCTCTCCTCTTATCTCGTGGAAGCTGGAGAACCGGAAAAACCGGGGGAAGAGGTTTCTTCCGTGGGGGTAGACCCCAGGGGGGAAGGGAGGGCGGGAAGTTTCATACAGGTGGATCACTCCACCCTCTACGCCCAGATCCACAGGATGTACGAGGATAGCTTGGAGATTCTGAGCTTCGAGGAAGCCCTGAGGAGGCACGACTGGCTCCAAGAGTACGTGTGGAAGGCCGTGAGCCCCACGGCGGACAAGTACACCGCCTTCACCGCCTTGAAGGGAAAGGGGGGATACTTCATACGGGTGCTGGAGGGAAAAGAGGTGGTGCTACCCCTTCAGGCCTGTCTTTACCTCCGCACCAAGAACCTGCTACAGGCCGTCCACAACATCATCCTCATGGAAAGGGACTCCTCCGCCCAGCTCCTCACGGGCTGCCTCACCCATCCTCAGGTCGAGAGGGGCTTTCACATAGGAGTCTCCGAGTTCTACTTGAAAAGGGGATCCAAGCTCACCTTTACCATGGTCCACAACTGGGGACCAAAAGTAGATGTGAGACCAAGGACGGGGGTGATAATGGAGGATGAGAGTACCTTCGTGAGCAACTACATTTGCCTCACTCCCGTAGCCTCCCTTCAGGCCTTCCCCAGGGTGAGGATGATGGGAAAAAAAGCCTCCGCCTCCCTCAACTCCATCGTTTACGGAAGGGGAACTTCCCTGTACGACTTGGGTGGATGGATAGAGATGATAGGGTCTTCCAACAAAGGAGAAATTCTGGGAAGAACGGTCACGGCAGAGGAGGCCAAGGTGGTGATGAGGGCCAGGCTCACCAGCTTGGGAGGAGACAATGTGGGGCATGTAGAGTGCAACGGACTCATGCTTTCACCCCAGTCGGAGATCTCCGCCACTCCGGAGCTCGTCTCCAAGAGTTCCACTTCCACCCTCACCCACGAAGCCGCGGTGGGAAAGCTCAACGAAGAACAGGTGCTCTACCTCATGTCGAGGGGGCTGGAAAGGAAGGAAGCGGAGGATCTCCTCATCAGGGGCTTTCTGGACGTGAGGATCCTTAAGCTTCCCGAGTTCCTCCAGCAACAGGTGGAACGCATCGTCCAGCTGGCCATGGGAAGGGGGCTGTAGCCCATGAAGGTAAGGGTCAGGTTCGAGGGAAGGGAGAGGGAGATGGAGGTAAAAGAAGGAACAACCGTGGAGGAGCTTCTGGAGAGGTTGGGATACGACAGGGAGAGCGTGCTGGTCAGGAAAGGGAAAAAGCTGGTCGTGGAGGAGGAGGAGCTTTCCGAAGGGGATGAGCTGGAAATCATCAGGGTGGTCACGGGGGGCTGAGGACGCCACGCTGCACCCTCTGCGGACGCTCTGCCGTTTATCACAGGAGGTACGCGGGGGTTTTCCTCTGTGACAGGTGCTTCGTGAGGAGCGTGGAGGGGAGGTTCAGGAGGGCGGTTTACGAGGGGAGGATGGCCCTTCCCGGGGAAAGAATAGGAGTGGCCGTTTCAGGAGGAAAAGACAGTGTCTCCCTCCTCTATCTCATGACCGAGCTGGGGAGGATGAAGAAGTTCAGGGTGGTGGCACTCTCGGTGGATGAGGGGATAGGAGGATACAGGGAAGAATCCCTTCTCTGCGCGAGGGAGGCTTCCTCTTCCCTGGGGGTGGAGCACAGGATCCTGAGCTTCAGGGAGAGCTTCGGGGCCACGCTGGACGAAATGGTGGAACTGGCTGAGGAAAGGAAAACTGGACTCGACCCCTGCACTTACTGCGGGGTGATGAGGAGATACCTGCTGAACAAGATGGCCAGGGAAGCCGGGGTGACGAGGGTGGCCACGGGACACAACCTCGACGATGAAGTGCAGACCATCCTCCTCAACTACCTCAGGGGTGACCTCTCCAGGCTCCTCAGGTTGGGGCCAGCCTATTCCTCTAGGGAGGGTTTTGTTCCAAGGGTTAAGCCGCTGAGGGAGATTCCGGAAAGGGAGGTGGCCGCGTATGCCCTCCTTCGTGGACTCAAAGTCCATCTGGGACAATGCCCCTACGCGAGGGGAATCCACGCGGAGGTGAGGGATTTCCTGAACAGGCTCGAGAGCAGGCACCCGAACTGCAAGTTCGGGATTCTCAGGACCTTCGAGAAGTTGAAGGCAAGCATGATCGGGGATAAACCGGAAGTGGAACTGGGGGAATGCGAGGTGTGTGGGGAACCCACGCCAGCGAAGGTATGTAGGACCTGCGAGTTGCTGAGGGGACTGGGACTGAGATGATGAGACTGAATGAGTTAAAAATGGGATGGGAGAGGAGGAAGGATGTTTGCCCAGGAAAGATGGAGCTGGGAAAACTGTAAGGAAGAGCTGAGGAGATTGAAGGGGAGAATGGGCTTCGGGGAAGAGATAAGGTTCCTAGGACTTCGCCTCTCCCTTGAGGACGGAACCATCTACGACGAGCTCAGGGGCCGTCCCTATCCCAGGGGACAGTTGAGGTGGGAGAGGATCTACTGCTTTCTAACCTACTACAGCAAGGCCGAACCCGTACCTGAAACCTCCAAACTCATCACCTCCAAGCAGCTGAAGGGGGGAGAGTATTGTCCGGACATGACCATCGAACGCTGCAAATCCCTCCTCTTGGAGAGGTTCGGCTCAAGGGGGGAAGAACTGGTGAAGGCGGCAAAAATCTTGGGTGGATCGGAAGTAAAGGTGGGATACGGGGATTATGCGGTGAGGATCAGATCCCTTCCCCTCGTTCCCGTCACCATCGTGCTCACGCTGGGAGATGAAGAGTTTCCCGCCTCGGTGGAGATCCTCTTCGACGAATCCGTCTCCAGCTATCTGGGGGCGGAGCAGGTCGGGATGCTCGCGGGAATTACCGTCGAGAGGTTGAGAGATGCGGGCGAACTCTTGAATCTTTAGGGTCTCCTCAGCCTCCTGCAGGTCTCCCAGGATTTCCTGGCGAAAGGGGGCAGTTCCCCATGTTCCTCCACCCACCTTCGGAGGAAGCTGACGGTCAGGGGATCATGGCTATAGCCTGAGCCCACTTCCCCGTACTTCTTCTTGAGCTCGGCCAGCCTCGCATCCCTCCTCACCTTCGCCAGGATGGAAGCCGCCCCCACCACCGTGTACTTCCTGTCCGCGGAGTTCTCTACCTTCAGTTCCACTTCTATCCTCAGATACCTTTCAAGTCTTTTCCGGAAGAGCTCGGGATTGGGATCGGGTGAGTCCACATATGCCACCTCTGGCTTCAACTCGTTCAGGATGCGGGCGAACTCCCTGGCCTCCAGTTCGTTGAGGTTCATCCCCTTTTGTAGGGAAGCATCTATCTCGGCTGGCTGGAGTTCCACCAACCTCACCTTCTTACACAGGGAGAGGATGAGGGGGGCCAGCCTTTCCCTTCTGGCTGGGGAGAGGAGTTTGGAGTCCCTCACACCCATCCCTTTCATCTCCTCCAGAACCCCTTCCTCCACCACCAAGCCGCAGAGGACCATCGGACCCAGCACGGGACCCCTTCCAGCCTCGTCCAATCCGGCCACTTCCACGGGAAAAGGAGGGAGGGAGAAGGCTAAATCCTTCCCTTCCGAACCTCGAGGATGAAGAATTTCCTCCTCACGGGAAGACCCGGGAGTGGGAAGAGTACGGTGATAAGCAAAACGGTTTCCCTCCTGAGGGAAAAGGGGGTGAAGGTGGGAGGAATCTATTGTCCGGAAGTGAGGGAGGGTGGAAAGAGGGTGGGTTTTGAAATAAGGGATTTGATGACCGGAGAAAGGGGTATCCTCGCCCACGTGGACCTACAAACCGAACCTCACGTGGGAAAGTATGGAGTGAACCTCGAGACCTTGGAGAGGATGGGAAGGGAAGGGATAAGGAGGGCCCTGGAAGGGGCGGAGGTGGTGGTGGTGGACGAAATAGGTCCCATGGAAGTACTAAGCAAGGGGTTCAGGGAAGCCGTGCTCCAAGCCCTTTCCTCCCCCCTTCCCGTCTTGGCCGCGGTACACTTCAAAACCCAGGGGGGCTTCATAGGGGAGGTGAAGAAGAGAAAGGACGTGAAGCTCCTGGAGGTTTCCCCCTCCAATCTTTCTTCCCTCCCTTCTCTCCTAGCCGGGGAAATCCTCGGGCTGGTAAGGGCTAAAGGCTGAAGCTCCCATCCCCATCGATGCTCTACCTCCTGAGGTACGGTGAACTGGCCCTTAAGTCCGAACCAGTGAGGAAGAGATGGGAGGAAAGTCTGATCAGACAACTCAAGGCCCTTCCCGGGGTGGAGGAGGTGAGGAGGGAGAGGGGAAGGATATGGGTGGAAGGAGAAGTCCCCGAGGAAAAACTGAAGAAGGTCTTCGGGATAGTTTCCTTTTCTCCATGCGAGAAATGCGGGCTGGGAGAATTGGAAGAAAGGGTGGTGGAGTTTTGTAGGAGGGAAGGTTTTGGAGAGGGGGGAACCTTTGCGGTGAGGGTGAAGAGAACGGGGGACCATCCCTTCACCTCCCCCCAGAAGGCTGCCGAACTGGGCTCCCTCCTCCAGCGAACCTTTGGGCTCAAGGTGGATCTGGAACATCCGACGAGGGAGCTCTTCGTGGAGATAAGGGGGGAGGAATGCTTCCTCTTCACAAAGGTGATAAGGGGCGCGGGGGGAATCCCGCTGGGGGTGGAGGGGAAAGTGGTTTCCCTCTTCTCGGGAGGAATAGACTCGCCCGTAGCCTCCTGGATGGTGATGAAGAGGGGATGTGAGGTCCTTCCCCTTTACTTCGATTCCCATCCCTTCATCCCCCGCGGAGCGAGGGAGAAGGCTGAAAGGGTGGTGAGGATTCTCTCCGAATACCAGCCCGGATTGGAGTTGGAGGTGAGGGAACATGGGGAGTTCCTCCAGAGGGCGAGGGAATTCCTCTGGAGGAGGGGGGAGGAGGGGTACCTCTGTCTCCTGTGCAAGAGGAGGATGTACAGGGTGGGGGAGGAAGTGGCCAGGGAAAGGGGTGCCTTGGCACTGGTGACGGGGGAAAGCCTGGGACAGGTGGCCTCCCAAACACTGGGGAACCTCAGGGTGCTCGAGGAGGCCTGTTCCCTGCCCGTTCTGAGGCCGCTCATAGGTTTTGACAAGGTGGAGATCGAGGAACTGGCGAGGAAAATAGGGACCTGGGAAGAATCCTCCAGGGAGGTGGGAAAGTGTGGTGCGGTGCCCCGCCATCCCGTAACCATGGCCAGCCTTGAAAAGGTAAAGAGACTCGAGGAAGAACTGGAAAAGGAATGAGCCATCTCCCCTTCCTCGCCTCCCTCTCGATAGTCCTCCTGACCGAATTGGGGGACAAGACCCAACTGGCCGTCATCGCCCTTTCCACCCGCTACGGACGCCTGGCGGTCTTTTCCGGTTCCCTTCTCGCCGTCTGCCTGGTGGATGGGCTGGGTATCCTGGCGGGTACGGCCTCGGGTACCATCCTACCGGGGAAGATCCCCTCCCTCCTAGCCTCCTTTCTCTTCTTGACCTTTGGCTTCTGGATCCTCCTCCGAAAGGAGGAGGGGGAAAGGCTCAAGGCGGGAGGATCGGCCTTCCTTTCCTCCTTCCTCCTGATCTCCCTCATGGAAGTGGGGGACAAAACCCAGATCTCCACCTTCGCCCTTTCGGTGGAATATCGAGAACCCCTCTGGATCCTCCTCGGGACCATGATAGCTTATTCCCTCTTGATGGGGGTGGGTGTAACGATTGGAAGTTATTTGGGAAGGCGTTTGCCCGAAAGAATCCTGAGGAAGGCTTCGGCAGCCCTCTTCCTGCTCTTGGGTTTCTTGCTCCTCCTCAGAACCCTGGGGTAACAAGGTTAAAGGGGGGAAAGAGGAAAAAAGGAGATGCCTCGGGCCCTTCTGATCGTGGACATGCTGAACGATTTCGTCACGGGGAAGTTCGGTTTTCAGGGGGCCAAAAGAATCGTTCCCAGGCTGAAGGAATTCCTGGAAGAATGGAGGAAAGGGGGGGAGCCCGTGATTTATGTCTGTGATTCCCACCCGCCCGAGGATGGTGAATTCGCCCTCTGGGGTCCGCATGCGGTAAAGGGCACGGAAGGTGCAAGGGTGATCCCGGAGCTGGAACCCAAGCCTGGGGAGAAAATGGTGGAGAAGAGGAGATACAGCGGTTTCTTCGAAACGGAACTGGAAAAGGTATTGAAGGAGAAGGGGGTGGAGGAGGTAGTGCTCACGGGAGTCCTCACGGACTTCTGCATCCTCCACACCGCCGCCGACGCCTTCTTCAGGGGTTACAGGGTTACCGTGTTGAGGGATTGCGTGGCTTCCACCAGCCAAAAGGCCCACCATTGGGCCCTGAAGTACATGAGAAAAGCCTACGGGGCTAGGATAACGAGTTCCAAGAAGCTCCTGGGGGGAAAGGGGTGAGACTCTTCCACATCGCCTCGGACGAGGAGATAAGGGCCGGAGAAACCACCGATGTCTACTTCAGGAGAACCATGCAGGTCCTGAGGGAGAAGGGACTGGAGCGGAAGAGGGTGGTGGCCGAAGTGACCACCCCTTCCCTTCCCAAGGGATGGGAATGGGGCATCCTCTGCGGGGTGGAAGAGGTGGCGAGGCTCTTCGAGGGAAGGGGGGTCAACCTCTTTTCCCTCCCCGAGGGAACCGTCTTCCATCCGGAAGACGTGAACGGGGTGAGGATACCCGTGATGGTGATCGAGGGACCCTACGGAGAATTCTGTGAGCTGGAAACCCCCCTCTTGGGACTCCTCTGCCAGGCTTCGGGAATAGCCACGATGGCTGGAAGGCTGAGGAAGCTCGTGGGGAATAAGCTCTTGATAGGGTTTGGGATAAGGAGGATCCATCCGGCCTTAGCTCCGATGGTGGATAGGGCTTCCTACATAGGGGGAATGGATGGGGTTTCGAGTTTGGCTGGAGCGAGGGCCATAGGAAAGGAACCCATGGGTACCATGCCCCATGCCCTCATCATCGTGATGGGGGATCAGGTGAGGGCCTGGAAGGCCTTCGATGAGGTCATCCCTCCCGAGGTCCCCAGGATAGCCCTGGTGGATACCTATTTCGACGAGAAGACCGAGGCCATCATGGCAGCGGAAGCCTTGGGGGAGAAGCTTTGGGGGGTGAGGCTCGACACCCCTTCCTCGAGGAGGGGCAACATGGCCTCCATCATCAAGGAAGTGAGGTGGGAGCTCGACGTGAGGGGATACTCCCACGTGAAAATCATCGTCTCGGGAGGCATCAACGAAGAGAACATAAGAGAACTCTCGAAGGCGGGGGCGGATGGCTTCGGGGTGGGGACCTCCCTGAGCAACGCCCCCACGATAGACTTTGCCCTCGACATCGTGGAGATGGAGGGAAAACCCGTGGCGAAGAGGGGAAAGCTGGGGGGAAGGAAGGAAGTGTGGAGGTGTGAGAAATGTTTGAGGGAAAAGGTCCTACCCTTTGGGAGGGGACCTCCCACCTGCCCTTCCTGTGGTTCCCCCTGCTCACCCCTCCTCCAACCCCTGATCTCTGAGGGGAAGATAACCCCCCTTCCCTCGGTGGAGGAGATAAGGAAAAGGGTGCTCGAACAGCTGGAGAAGCTGCCCCCCCTTTGAAGAAAAAACCAAATAGTTCCCCGGAGAGGTGAGGGGATGGAACTGGACGCACAGGAAGCCAAGCTCCTTCTCTTCTTGAAGGAGAAGGGGGAAGCCTGGCTGGAGGAAGTGGAAAGGGGAACGGGTCTCGACCCCTCCAGCCTGCTCAGGGCCCTCTCAACCCTTAACCGGAGGGGTTACCTCTCCGTCAAGGAAGAGAGATCCTTCCTCCTTTCGGCCACGGAGGAGGGAAGGAAGTACGGCAGGGAAGGGCTACCGGAGAGGAGGCTGCTCAGAAGCTTGGCGGAGGGGGAAAGGGGGGTGGAGGAACTTGGTGGCAAGGAAGAGATCACCATAGCGTTGGGATGGCTGAGGAAAAAGGGACTGGCCGAAGTAACGGGTGGAAAGGTCAGGCTCACCCAGAAGGGTCGGGAGGCCCTTTCCGGGGAATGGCCGGAGGAAGAACTCCTCCGAAGGCTTTCCGAAGGGATGCTCACCCTTTCCGAACTTCCCCCCCATGTCGAAACCCTGAAGAGAAGGGGGCTGGTGGAGGTAAGGGAAAAGGTCAGGAGACTCCTCTCCCTCACGGAGGAGGGGGGGAAGATAGCTACCCAAGTGAGGGTGCAGGAGGAGGTCACGGAACTCACCCACGAGATGTTGGTAACGGGGAAATGGAAGGAGGTGAAGTTCAAGAAATACGATCCCTCCGAAACCGTTCCCTCCCTCTATCCCGGAAAAATCCATCCCCAACAGAGGATCATCCAGGAGGTGAGGGAAATCCTGCTCGCCATGGGTTTCGTGGAGATAAAGGCAAGAGTCGTGGAATCGGAATTCTGGAACTTCGATGCCCTCTTCCAGGCACAGGACCATCCAGCCAGGGAGATCCACAGCAACTTTACCCTCTCCCGTCCCTCCATCACCAAGCTCCCACCCAGGGAACTCCTGAGGAAGGTGGCAAGGGCCCACGAAAGGGGGGTGGAAGGGTCCACCGGATGGGGCTACAGGTTCAATCCGGAGATAAGCAGGAGGGCCGTCCTCTGCTCCCAGACCACCGCCGCCACCGTGAGGTATCTCTCCACCCATCCCCATCCCCCGCTCAAGGTCTTCTGCATAGATAGGGTGTACAGGCACGAGAGGATAGACTACAAGCATCTGGCGGAGTTCTACCAGTGCGAAGGGATCGTGATGGACGAGGGGCTTACCTTCAGGGACATGCTCGGATACCTAAAGCTCATCCTCAACCAGCTGGGCTTCGAAGAAGTGAGGTTTCGCCCCGGTTACTTCCCCTTCACCGAACCCTCCGTGGAGGCTGAGGTCTACCACTCCAAGAGGGGGGAGTGGGTGGAGGTACTGGGGGCGGGGATGTTCAGACCCGAACTCCTGAGACCCCTCGGTGTGAAGCATCCCGTGCTCGCGTGGGGAATAGGACTCTCCAGGCTCGTGATGATGAAGCTGGGACTGGAAGACATAAGGGACCTCTTCTGTAACGACTTGGAAACCCTCTGGAAGTGGGGAATGGGGGGAAAGTAGATGCCCACCCTTTCCGTGAACTTGGAGGATTTCTATTCCCTGCTGGGGGAGAGAAGGGAGGGAAAGGAGCTTTGTGAGAACCTGGCCCTCATGGGGGTGGAGGCGGAACTGTCGGGGGAAGAACTCAGGATGGAAATCCTACACAACCGACCCGACCTCCTGAGTCCGGAAGGGGTGGCAAGGGCTCTGAAGGGTTTTCTGGGAAGGGAGAGGGGGCTGCCCTCCTATCACCTCTCCCGTTCCGGGATCGTCGTGAAGGTGGACAGGAGTGTGGGGAAGGTTAGACCCTTCATAGCCGCAGGGGTGGTGAGGGGAGTGAAACTCACCGAAAGGGTGCTGGTCTCCCTCATGCAGACCCAGGAGAAGCTCCATGAGTTCCTCGGAAGGAGGAGGAAGGGCTCCATAGGTGTATATGACCTGGACAAGGTAGAACCTCCCTTCACCTATACCACCGTTGGTCCGGAAGAGCTTTCCTTCGTTCCCCTCGATTTCAGGGAAAGCCTCACTCCCTCCCAGATCCTTAACCTCCACCCGAAGGGAAGGGAATATGGGTGGATCCTGGAGGGAAAGGAGAGGTATCCCATCCTCCTCGATTGCAGGGGAAGGGTCCTTTCTCTACCCCCGATCATCAACAGCGAGGAAACGAGGGTTACGGAAGCCACCACCAACCTCTTCATAGACGTCACGGGGGAGAAGGAAGAACTGGTACAACTCGGTCTGGTGCTCATGATGACCTCTCTGGCGGAGAGGGGCTTCGACCTCCAAACCGTCAGGATCCAGTATCCGAACAGGAAGTTGGAGACCCCTTCCCTGAAGCCGCGTAGGTTCGAACTGGAAGAGGATCGGGTAAGGGAAGTGCTGGGGCTGGACCTGAAGGCCGGAAGGATAGCGGGGATCCTCAGGAGGATGAGATACGGAGTGGAAGTGAAGGGAAAGCGCTTGGTCGTGCTCGCCCCACCCTTCAGGGCCGACCTCCTCCATCCGGTGGATCTGCTGGAGGACGTGGCCATAGGATACGGATACGATAGGATACCCCCCCGCGTGAAGGGGGTGAACACCGTGGGGAAGAAGGCGGAGGTGGAGAGGCTCTCGGATCTCGTGCGCTTGGTCATGGTGGGATTGGGTTTCACGGAAGTGATGACCTATACCCTCACCAATCCCAAGATGAACTTCGAAATGATGAGGACAAAGGGAGAAGCGGTGGAGGTGGGAAACCCCATCTCCGAAGAATTCACCATCCTCAGGACTTGGCTCCTCCCCTCCCTGCTGGCGGTGTTGCGCTCCAACAAAAAACATCCCCTCCCCCAGAGGATTTTCGAAGTGGGAAACGTGGTGTTGCTGGATGAGGGGGCGGAAACGGGGGCCAGGGAGGTGCGCAGGCTCGGTGCCTGTGTGATAGGGAAGGGGGCTGGATGGAACCTCATCAAGGCTGTGGCCGAGGCCCTCCTGAGGGAATTCGGCATCCTCCCCGAAATCAAGCCCCTGAACCATCCGAGCTTCCTAGAGGGGAGGGCGGCGGAGTTCTTTTGGAAGGGCAAGAGGCTTGGGATGGCGGGGGAGGTGCATCCGGAAGTGCTGCTGGCCTTCGAGCTGGAGCATCCGGTGGCTTCCCTGGAGCTCGACGTGGAAGCCTTGGCAGGAGATAAATAGGTGGAACCATAGAATGAATTTGGCCATGAAGGACTTTCCGCGGTCGAAAGGGCTGGCGGGATCCGTGAACGCCGGTGCATCGCCGCGGGTACACCGGAGCCACTGCCGGGAAAGCCGTACCATTTGGGTCCTCCCGCGAGTTCAGGGCGGGAACACCCTGCGATGAGCGGGTAGCCAACCCTGGTACGCAACACCGGCAGGCCCCGTCTTCCCACCACGAGGGTTAGCGGGTGGAGAGCGCCGGAAGGCGTACGAGGAAACCCGTGGTTAGTGTGTTGGGAAGCGGGGCACCTCTGAAAAGGCTAAGGGCGGAGAGACTTGGGAGGATCTCGTTCTCCAGGACATTATCCAGTTGCTGACGCACGGTGGAGAAGAGGGAGGAGGAAGAATAGTAAAGAATACTGACCACCCCCGCCACGGTGATGAGTACCGCTGCTAGGATGAGGAGGTATTCCAGCGCTCCCTGGGCCCTGTTCATCTTTCCTTTAGGTTTGCCAGGAGTATTAACTTACCGTGAGAAGGGTTTGCCAATTTCTTAATACTCCCCTCACCCTCTCTTCTCGATGGAGGAGGGGCAGGTGGGTCTGGAGTTCCTCATCATTTTCAGTAGCCTAATGGTGCTCCTGGCCGCCCTCACCCTTCCCCTGTACCAAGAGGCGAGGGACAAGGCACGGAAATTCTCCGTCCTCGCTGAGACAAGGGAAACTGCTGGGAAGATAGCGGCCGCCATAAACGCGGTATATGGAGCGGGACCGGGAGCGAGGACCCAGACAGAGGTTTGGTTCCCCAAAGAGGTGGTTGGAATCCAAATAGGTGGATACGGCAACCTGGATGTGGATGGACTCGTGGCTTCGGACGGGGAAATCCGGAAGAATGGGAGAGCGGATGTGAGGATTCTGCTCGATTTCGATGGAGATGGAAAGTGGGACAACAAATTGGGCTCCACCGTGGTGGTGGATACCCTTCTTCCCAGTAGATGGTGGGAAAATGGGGAAG comes from Candidatus Hadarchaeales archaeon and encodes:
- a CDS encoding nicotinate phosphoribosyltransferase — protein: MRLFHIASDEEIRAGETTDVYFRRTMQVLREKGLERKRVVAEVTTPSLPKGWEWGILCGVEEVARLFEGRGVNLFSLPEGTVFHPEDVNGVRIPVMVIEGPYGEFCELETPLLGLLCQASGIATMAGRLRKLVGNKLLIGFGIRRIHPALAPMVDRASYIGGMDGVSSLAGARAIGKEPMGTMPHALIIVMGDQVRAWKAFDEVIPPEVPRIALVDTYFDEKTEAIMAAEALGEKLWGVRLDTPSSRRGNMASIIKEVRWELDVRGYSHVKIIVSGGINEENIRELSKAGADGFGVGTSLSNAPTIDFALDIVEMEGKPVAKRGKLGGRKEVWRCEKCLREKVLPFGRGPPTCPSCGSPCSPLLQPLISEGKITPLPSVEEIRKRVLEQLEKLPPL
- a CDS encoding phenylalanine--tRNA ligase subunit alpha, with protein sequence MELDAQEAKLLLFLKEKGEAWLEEVERGTGLDPSSLLRALSTLNRRGYLSVKEERSFLLSATEEGRKYGREGLPERRLLRSLAEGERGVEELGGKEEITIALGWLRKKGLAEVTGGKVRLTQKGREALSGEWPEEELLRRLSEGMLTLSELPPHVETLKRRGLVEVREKVRRLLSLTEEGGKIATQVRVQEEVTELTHEMLVTGKWKEVKFKKYDPSETVPSLYPGKIHPQQRIIQEVREILLAMGFVEIKARVVESEFWNFDALFQAQDHPAREIHSNFTLSRPSITKLPPRELLRKVARAHERGVEGSTGWGYRFNPEISRRAVLCSQTTAATVRYLSTHPHPPLKVFCIDRVYRHERIDYKHLAEFYQCEGIVMDEGLTFRDMLGYLKLILNQLGFEEVRFRPGYFPFTEPSVEAEVYHSKRGEWVEVLGAGMFRPELLRPLGVKHPVLAWGIGLSRLVMMKLGLEDIRDLFCNDLETLWKWGMGGK
- the pheT gene encoding phenylalanine--tRNA ligase subunit beta; this encodes MPTLSVNLEDFYSLLGERREGKELCENLALMGVEAELSGEELRMEILHNRPDLLSPEGVARALKGFLGRERGLPSYHLSRSGIVVKVDRSVGKVRPFIAAGVVRGVKLTERVLVSLMQTQEKLHEFLGRRRKGSIGVYDLDKVEPPFTYTTVGPEELSFVPLDFRESLTPSQILNLHPKGREYGWILEGKERYPILLDCRGRVLSLPPIINSEETRVTEATTNLFIDVTGEKEELVQLGLVLMMTSLAERGFDLQTVRIQYPNRKLETPSLKPRRFELEEDRVREVLGLDLKAGRIAGILRRMRYGVEVKGKRLVVLAPPFRADLLHPVDLLEDVAIGYGYDRIPPRVKGVNTVGKKAEVERLSDLVRLVMVGLGFTEVMTYTLTNPKMNFEMMRTKGEAVEVGNPISEEFTILRTWLLPSLLAVLRSNKKHPLPQRIFEVGNVVLLDEGAETGAREVRRLGACVIGKGAGWNLIKAVAEALLREFGILPEIKPLNHPSFLEGRAAEFFWKGKRLGMAGEVHPEVLLAFELEHPVASLELDVEALAGDK
- a CDS encoding class III signal peptide-containing protein, producing MNRAQGALEYLLILAAVLITVAGVVSILYYSSSSLFSTVRQQLDNVLENEILPSLSALSLFRGAPLPNTLTTGFLVRLPALSTR